From the Megalops cyprinoides isolate fMegCyp1 chromosome 21, fMegCyp1.pri, whole genome shotgun sequence genome, one window contains:
- the LOC118769232 gene encoding nuclear inhibitor of protein phosphatase 1-like — translation MAANPVTNTPLFDCPTWAGKPPPGLHLDVVKGDKLVEKLIIDEKKYYLFGRNPDACDFTIDHQSCSRVHAALVYHRHLKRVFLIDLNSTHGTFLGHIRLEPHKPQQVPIDSTMSFGASTRVYTLREKPQTQPSAAAGDSKAGEDEELKGLLGLPEEETELENLTEFNTAHNKRISTLTIEEGNLDIQRPKRKRRSSRVTFSDEEEIINPEDVDPSVGRFRNMVQTAVVPIKKKKTEVHGTLGLEDTMSRRAQNYPFSGGLYGDLPPTSQEASTHPAASQGGTTILGGLPLPFPNPAPEVDLTPTTTQPPITLNPTPTPGPYAPETLNEPRKKKYAKEAWPGKKPTPSLLI, via the exons GGCAGGCAAGCCACCCCCCGGCCTGCATTTGGACGTAGTGAAAGGAGACAAGCTGGTGGAG AAGCTGATCATCGATGAAAAGAAGTACTACCTGTTCGGGAGGAACCCAGACGCCTGTGATTTCACAATAGACCACCAGTCATGCTCGCGTGTTCATGCAGCCCTTGTCTACCACAGGCATCTCAAGAGGGTGTTCCTCATCGACCTCAACAGCA cacatGGCACCTTCCTGGGACACATCCGTCTGGAGCCCCACAAGCCTCAGCAGGTGCCCATCGACTCCACCATGTCGTTCGGGGCGTCGACGCGGGTGTACACCCTGCGGGAGAAGCCTCAGACCCAGCCCAGCGCTGCAGCTGGGGACAGCAAGGCGGGGGAGGACGAGGAGCTCAAGGGCCTGCTGGGACTGCCGGAGGAGGAGACCGAGCtggag AACCTGACAGAGTTCAACACAGCCCATAATAAGCGCATCTCCACCCTGACAATTGAGGAGGGAAACCTAGACATTCAGAGGCCCAAACGCAAGAGGAGGAGCTCACGAGTCACTTTCAGCGACGAGGAGGAGATTATAAACCCAG AGGATGTGGACCCATCTGTTGGGCGTTTCAGGAACATGGTTCAAACTGCAGTGGTGCCAATAAAG aaGAAGAAGACTGAGGTTCACGGCACACTAGGTCTTGAGGACACAATGTCCAGGCGGGCACAGAACTATCCTTTCAGTGGGGGTCTGTATGGAGACCTGCCCCCCACCAGCCAGGAGGCCAGCACCCACCCTGCTGCATCTCAGGGTGGAACCACTATCCTGGGCGGCCTACCTCTGCCCTTCCCGAACCCTGCCCCAGAAGTGGACCtaacccccaccaccacccagcCCCCCATCACCCTCAATCCTACCCCCACACCCGGACCCTACGCCCCCGAGACGCTCAACGAGCCCCGAAAGAAGAAGTATGCCAAGGAGGCGTGGCCAGGGAAAAAGCCCACCCCATCTCTGCTCATCTAG
- the LOC118769158 gene encoding cbp/p300-interacting transactivator 3-like isoform X2 has protein sequence MADQLMLPMVPSPAGSGPRGYRTGMNTLMPGGHSLPNDQRHYGIGPPEVPLRPHPGMATGLNRQMGHPHQTPGNMVYSGQSQHPQSRAHPHQQQYLPGGHTSQQLMASMHLQKLNTQYHRHPALPLNGNLAGNGAPYRASSQWVGTQHVTGPTLGLSIMDTDLIDEELLSSLVKELGLDRVQELPELSLGHNEFDFISDFVSKQQPSTVTC, from the exons ATGGCAGATCAGCTGATGTTGCCCATGGTCCCCAGTCCTGCAGGCAGTGGCCCGCGTGGGTACAGAACCGGCATGAATACCCTGATGCCTGGAGGCCACAGCCTGCCCAACGACCAGAGGCATTATGGGATAGGACCTCCAGAGGTTCCTCTGAGGCCTCATCCTGGCATGGCGACAGGCTTAAACAGACAGATGGGTCACCCTCACCAGACGCCAGGCAACATGGTGTACAGCGGCCAAAGCCAGCATCCACAGAGTCGCGCTCACCCACATCAACAGCAATACCTGCCAGGCGGACACACCTCCCAACAGCTTATGGCCAGCATGCACCTACAGAAACTCAACACCCAGTACCACAGACACCCGGCGCTGCCTCTGAACGGGAACCTGGCGGGCAACGGCGCCCCCTACAGGGCGAGTTCGCAGTGGGTCGGCACACAGCATGTCACTGGACCGACGCTGGGCCTGAGCATTATGGACACGGACTTGATTGACGAGGAGCTGTTGAGCTCGCTG GTCAAGGAGCTGGGCCTGGACCGTGTGCAGGAGCTGCCCGAGCTCTCCCTGGGGCACAATGAGTTTGACTTCATTTCAGACTTTGTGAGCAAGCAGCAGCCAAGCACCGTGACCTGTTGA
- the LOC118769158 gene encoding cbp/p300-interacting transactivator 3-like isoform X1, with translation MADQLMLPMVPSPAGSGPRGYRTGMNTLMPGGHSLPNDQRHYGIGPPEVPLRPHPGMATGLNRQMGHPHQTPGNMVYSGQSQHPQSRAHPHQQQYLPGGHTSQQLMASMHLQKLNTQYHRHPALPLNGNLAGNGAPYRASSQWVGTQHVTGPTLGLSIMDTDLIDEELLSSLVKELGLDRVQELPELSLGHNEFDFISDFVSKQQPSTVTC, from the coding sequence ATGGCAGATCAGCTGATGTTGCCCATGGTCCCCAGTCCTGCAGGCAGTGGCCCGCGTGGGTACAGAACCGGCATGAATACCCTGATGCCTGGAGGCCACAGCCTGCCCAACGACCAGAGGCATTATGGGATAGGACCTCCAGAGGTTCCTCTGAGGCCTCATCCTGGCATGGCGACAGGCTTAAACAGACAGATGGGTCACCCTCACCAGACGCCAGGCAACATGGTGTACAGCGGCCAAAGCCAGCATCCACAGAGTCGCGCTCACCCACATCAACAGCAATACCTGCCAGGCGGACACACCTCCCAACAGCTTATGGCCAGCATGCACCTACAGAAACTCAACACCCAGTACCACAGACACCCGGCGCTGCCTCTGAACGGGAACCTGGCGGGCAACGGCGCCCCCTACAGGGCGAGTTCGCAGTGGGTCGGCACACAGCATGTCACTGGACCGACGCTGGGCCTGAGCATTATGGACACGGACTTGATTGACGAGGAGCTGTTGAGCTCGCTGGTCAAGGAGCTGGGCCTGGACCGTGTGCAGGAGCTGCCCGAGCTCTCCCTGGGGCACAATGAGTTTGACTTCATTTCAGACTTTGTGAGCAAGCAGCAGCCAAGCACCGTGACCTGTTGA
- the LOC118769158 gene encoding cbp/p300-interacting transactivator 3-like isoform X3 codes for MNTLMPGGHSLPNDQRHYGIGPPEVPLRPHPGMATGLNRQMGHPHQTPGNMVYSGQSQHPQSRAHPHQQQYLPGGHTSQQLMASMHLQKLNTQYHRHPALPLNGNLAGNGAPYRASSQWVGTQHVTGPTLGLSIMDTDLIDEELLSSLVKELGLDRVQELPELSLGHNEFDFISDFVSKQQPSTVTC; via the coding sequence ATGAATACCCTGATGCCTGGAGGCCACAGCCTGCCCAACGACCAGAGGCATTATGGGATAGGACCTCCAGAGGTTCCTCTGAGGCCTCATCCTGGCATGGCGACAGGCTTAAACAGACAGATGGGTCACCCTCACCAGACGCCAGGCAACATGGTGTACAGCGGCCAAAGCCAGCATCCACAGAGTCGCGCTCACCCACATCAACAGCAATACCTGCCAGGCGGACACACCTCCCAACAGCTTATGGCCAGCATGCACCTACAGAAACTCAACACCCAGTACCACAGACACCCGGCGCTGCCTCTGAACGGGAACCTGGCGGGCAACGGCGCCCCCTACAGGGCGAGTTCGCAGTGGGTCGGCACACAGCATGTCACTGGACCGACGCTGGGCCTGAGCATTATGGACACGGACTTGATTGACGAGGAGCTGTTGAGCTCGCTGGTCAAGGAGCTGGGCCTGGACCGTGTGCAGGAGCTGCCCGAGCTCTCCCTGGGGCACAATGAGTTTGACTTCATTTCAGACTTTGTGAGCAAGCAGCAGCCAAGCACCGTGACCTGTTGA